DNA from Sulfodiicoccus acidiphilus:
TTCTCTGCCTCGGTTCCCACAGTTATTCTGTAAAGGTCCTTTCCATATTTCCTTATGGCAATTCCCTTCGACAGTAAAGGTGTGAGTATGTCTGTTTCCGATCTCACTAGGAGGAAGTTGGTCACGGACTGATAGACCTTCAAACCGAGGCTCAGTAGCTCCCTCCTTAAACGCTCCCTGTTCCTAGAGACCTCATCGGCCACTCGAAGGGCGTAAGACGGGGACTCTAGAGCGGCTATCCCCGCTACTAAACCAGGCAAAGCCACGTCAAATGGAGTAGAGACTTTCATCAAAGCGTCCACGATCTCCCTGTCGGCTATCAGATAACCAACTCTGAAGGCGGCCATTGAGAAAGCTTTGCTCATAGTTCTTAGTGCTATTACGTTAGGGAAGTCCTGCACCATTTTGGCCACAGTGTACTTCGAGAACTCGTAGTAGGCTTCATCTATGAGCACAAGGCCCTTTGCTCTGGAGGACAGTTCCTCAATCAGTTCTCTCTTGGCTTCCAGCATTGGAGAGCCAGTTGGATTGTTCGGATCGTCAATTGCCACTAGATCAGACTGAGCGGCCAAGGTGTATAGGGAAGGTAGATCCTCCTTCCAACTATCGCCTTCTTCCCTTAGGTTCACCTTAAGTAGCCGCATTCCGGTTGCTGCCGAATAAACCTCGTACATACTATAGGAGGGCGAGTTTATAGTTACAGTGCTCCCTGCTGCAAGGAAATTGTAGAAGAGCTGTCTGATGCCACCATCCCCCCCTGGAGAGGGATAGATGTTGGAGGGCTCCACTCCGTTATATTCCGCGGCCAACCTCCTGAAGCGTTCTGTTAAGTCCGGAGTGGGATACCTATTTCCCCTATCCAGCCAACTACTTACTGCGTCCAACACGAACTTGGGGGGAGGATATGGAGATTCGTTGAGATGTAATCTTAATGCGTCCTTAAAGTCGGTGAAGTTGTAGGGCTTCGCGCCCCTCAAATAGGGTTTAATCAGATTCCTAACGTCCTTCTTCGATGCAATAAGCCTACCCTCGGCGGTGAGACAGACGAAAAGATAAATAACGTTTTTGCTCCCGAGGACTCAGTTACAATGCGCCTACTGGAGTTGTTAGCGTCAAGAAAGAGCTTAGTGAGGTCTTACTTTTACTCAGTCAATTTAATGCTACTATTCAAAGTAGGAGCCATCCTGGCCAAAACTAACGACGTGTGCATAATTAACGAGCACAAGATAAGGTGGAACTTGGCTCCTGTCCTGGAATTCAATCCTAGGTGCGTAGAAGGTGCGAAACTCCTCGTCTTCGAGGCCGAGAGTGAGCTAGAAGTACCACAGGAATTCTGGCTAGCTACTTCGCCCAAGAGATTGAAACTTCAGGCTGACGTCGTAGAGGTTGTGAAATTAAGTGATGGCTCCTTCAAAGCAACTCTAGCTAACGAGCTTTTCAATTTTCGTATAAGTGGTGGCCAATTGCTCGAACTAAAAATGGGGAGTGATGAGGCCGAAGTCCTTCGATTACTGGAGGAGTGGGGAGGTGAGGCCGAACTTAAAGACGTCGTAGCGGTAGCATCGAAGCGATGTGGAATGACAAGGGATGCCGTCAGAGAAGTAGTATGGAGGCTCAAGGAGAAGGGATATCTAGACTTGATTGGGAGGCTAGTGAAGAAAAAGAACATGAGGGAAGGGTAAAGCTAAAGTCCCCAAACTTACGTAGTGAGAGCTAATTAGGCCACAGTTGTGGGAAGCCCTAGTCAACAGCTTCCATTAAACTGTGGTTTAATATTTTACAGTTAAGACAAAATAATGCCACAGCAAATGGGGGTAGTCGTACCGACAAGGTCTAGTGGTTTGGAGGTGTTCGGATCTTCCCACTTCCTCGGGACGACATAGAGATAGGTCCAGGTCACCTTCACCAACTGGGCTGAGAAAGATGAACGCTCCCAAAGACTTCGGTGAAGCGCTAGACTGAGAATTGCAAGTTCGCGAAAAATCAATGAAAGCCCGAACCCTAGAGAACTAAGCTCCACACTTTCCTAAGAAGACTGCATTGTGTTTACCCGCGGCGTAACTCACCCACTTCCAATTCCGCCCCGGCCACCCTTAAGGGATCGCAAACCCTCAAGTCCTCGGGGCCGGTGGAGGGGAGCACCACCCTCACCTTCCTCGTCCCCCACCCTCTCGAGAGGTGTCAGTCCTCGGTTCGGGGGTAGTCGACTGAAGTCCTCGGGTGGCACTACGTGAACGCAACTCTAGACAAGGACGTTTAGAAGAGATTGAAAGCGTTTGGTCGCGCGAAGGTGCTATAGTCTCTAACTTTACCCTTTAGTTAATAACATTATGGCTGGTTTCATGGGCAGAGAGTCCTTCTTAACGCCGTGGACTTTCATCATGGAGGCTTCGTAGGCCTTCACGGCCTTCAGTCCAGTTTTCATTGCTATGTAGCTGGAAAACTTAGATATAACACTTAACTCGTCTAAATTAATTGCCAATACCTTTTCCCTCAGCTCCACTTTCATTTGAGAGGCCTGTTCTATGACTCGCCTCAACAAGTTAGCTGACTCCCTGTCATGTGGTCTCATTTCTTTCATCAGCTCTCCAAACCCCTTGCCTTGCTTCAGCTCTAAAATGACCTTCCTCAAGAGCTCCCCTTTGTCACGTTCGGCCACATATATGGAAGCCTCCTCAGCACGACCACCAACCACGTTCATAATAGACTTTATGTCGTCTATTAGAGAATGGATGTATTCCACACTTAGCTCGCTCTCTACGTCCACTAAGGAGGATTCCATTACTGGCCACTTTTCGGTATCAAGCAGAGTCCTGTGACCTAAAGAACTCCAGATCTCCTGCGAGATGTGAGGGGCAAGAGGAAAGAGCATTTTAATCCATGTTTCAATAAATTGCCTTAATATTTTCTCGTTAGGACCTCTATTAGCGGCCTTCACCATGTCTAGGTAGTCCTCTACGTAGTATCTCAACTTATACACCAACGTATTCATTACTTCCCTAAGTCTCAACT
Protein-coding regions in this window:
- the hisC gene encoding histidinol-phosphate transaminase, with protein sequence MYLFVCLTAEGRLIASKKDVRNLIKPYLRGAKPYNFTDFKDALRLHLNESPYPPPKFVLDAVSSWLDRGNRYPTPDLTERFRRLAAEYNGVEPSNIYPSPGGDGGIRQLFYNFLAAGSTVTINSPSYSMYEVYSAATGMRLLKVNLREEGDSWKEDLPSLYTLAAQSDLVAIDDPNNPTGSPMLEAKRELIEELSSRAKGLVLIDEAYYEFSKYTVAKMVQDFPNVIALRTMSKAFSMAAFRVGYLIADREIVDALMKVSTPFDVALPGLVAGIAALESPSYALRVADEVSRNRERLRRELLSLGLKVYQSVTNFLLVRSETDILTPLLSKGIAIRKYGKDLYRITVGTEAENRILVTSLGGILEDSRSK